In Glycine max cultivar Williams 82 chromosome 7, Glycine_max_v4.0, whole genome shotgun sequence, a single window of DNA contains:
- the LOC100789935 gene encoding uncharacterized protein isoform X1, whose protein sequence is MTESEKMNPIDHLPLRLLRSDTVPPAPTFSESTVDFLPHFSGYSWIAYAASSLLTISHFPSPLSPHQTRIGPFFRQSFQLSAHPVAAVAWSPSSPSSGDLAAAADDCIWLFRHDSAAGKGSFCWSQNAVLVQHMKVANIKWTGSGDGIISVGMEVVFWKKSNTCWEVAWKFKADQPQTLVCATWSIEGPSATAAHPSREHIEGTLTNEESKCVLVCQSNGLSEYSKVKLHHPLPVVMIQWRPSRGKLSNRYGKCSVRHVLLTCSLDGTARLWSEIDNAKARRTAKDINDQKNAGCSFCVVAVIEINQSLNATLSSDIFVRWGTEFEGLFQTDKEAKQVFSKEGFEHDVRNCDWLVGFGPGMLLSFWAVHCLDDVSPLRFPRVTLWKKHELQNHDIANVYKFNSSDFKNALFLHKVIILRSCLFGPPTICSSLQLLPCNSLVWSNFRIQTIHNAVEDSNDNVNTDNISSHLTGGVLNLDGHSGKILKVSLHPCTCKVQFAASLDSNGLLLFWSLSNISNCILGCPTLVPTMELCGKLATQDSCSLYTSLKWAPSILGDKLVFFMGHTRGIDCFIVNICQSEEENIECHYLCTIPFSGHGPYEDGPFDIFTIPLNSTCDKTFRNNKLMLLAIWMGRFQALSWEVNLHSFDMSTNCCECNFDVKSIDNCSVRAFESTFANKKYCITVNPCSCEFPSSKDLVTSFAVADSGTLSHRQQEFSLANDLCSSYPAYIMATGSSDGILKLWKSKPGNSLTQHLPWELVGSFVAHDGPIKDICLANCGEKIATFCYESNSNAINTIHIWDAVPLISAGTFILEDKIKTESDVIALKWLTLGTGELLLGVCLQNELHVYAPKRCVGTTLSDSVNFPKMNIWVCIAYAHTSIPIYDFLWGPRAAAVVIHGNYFSIFSHWLFHEDKKQGSKFRPCDSKPNTYNCKDEIYEDILSSVFTEYDIGAYREQSLGDSHADFDSVQSIKINMKDNSSSLFLAKEQLKSELLTKVGLWSILEVAEIISGSLPTYHPDVLLTNISSGNWKRAYVAVRHLVECLTNYDPKKRHISKRIGLPNVLLSYYLEGCIPKGSQPKGFQWGGDAALITSISQAQSSLFRFPYHSDSSVENESISSSTKSELNDFIESLEKFPDLPFLVDIEKTQILAIIDLLSEVSSAHSSSAYQSLDEPGRRFWVALRFQQLLFLRKFARAASFEELLVDSRLFVWAYHSDCLDNLFGSVIPNEPSWQEMRALGMGFWYANIPQLRARMEKLARAQYLKNKNPKDCALLYIALNRVQVLAGLFKISKDEKDKPLVGFLSRNFQDEKNKAAALKNAYVLLGKHQLELAIAFFLLGGDHSSAINICAKNLGDEQLALVICRLVEGHGGPLEHHLITKYILPFAIDKGDYWLASLLEWEMGNYYQSFYRMLEFSVNPVPRESTVMSNCGPFLDPTVGFYCQMLATKNSMRNAVGEQNSAILLRWATLMTVAALKRCGNPLEALEYFSSSLSMPGTADQESELGDSHDVLSSTLKPLPRKCSNWLSANMSVHLEFHIKLNLALCYLSKLIKEHPSWLDTFAEYNGEASDSDEYMMQYEKSVESFKQKLYTGLALFERRFLLAPRCLISMILLLLCHHGSLYIGYDMTDGYTQAELSQKKSNIFDDFNLYYSRIKPLFKTAEEVSFFYSRFFCACSMENSQQNSSIDSKPKFLDAFQCCFEGVLISLWFLRANFRIQLSSICKDLVKTHLDILDLYEYYLHFSLAWLQKNSEALLYMLEPFLVAQSNDRNPYNIDIVNLKKLIPKIGQLLAQTSFMSNIQNLQLSERAEDKLVADIKHSIPDDERWKIIGTCLWQHMSRFMIFNLNLVLAKLEDGKLSGPFHRKYTYGESYLINMDSESISLPEKIRLVLFSLCDLLMTTVTHISSYHVKQQAEFLWQKVGNDLNVMTLQWLKQKSEFSQNQNLDILELGNMKDNYSVNQLLWDRCADPKLISDCFAQEKLNWPNDLDQMNTKGWNDLSIIMTGLHKTDDTCGDGCKLSTRSSNHEVGTPVKGTSLSGNASARSNQKDITYTNFAVFQSPREMYKRNGELLEALCINSTNQREAAVAGNRKGIMFFHWEDEIPFSGKSDDLLWATADWPQNGWAGSESTPAPTCVSPGVGLGSKKGAHLGLGGATIGVDSSAWPSNDLTGGGVLGMLGYTGIGASGLGWEIQQDFEDFVDPLATLENISTRALSSHPMRPFFLVGSSNTHIYLWEFNKDKATATYGVLPAANVPPPYALASISALQFDHFGHRFASAALDGTVCTWQLEVGGRSNVRPTESSLCFNGHASDVTYFSSSGSIIAVAGYSSNGVNVVIWDTLAPPTTSRASILCHEGGAHTVSVFDNHVGSGSVSPLIVTGGKGGDVGLHDFRYIATGKAKRHKRADNIGQSSVSSLTRDKDQNVDGMLWYIPKAHSGSVTKVVTIPNTSLFLTGSTDGDVKLWDAQSTKLIHHWSKIHEKHTFLQPSSRGFGGVVRAAVTDIQVVPHGFLSCGGDGIVKLVRLDNHLRAHGIEL, encoded by the exons ATGACAGAATCAGAGAAGATGAACCCCATCGATCACCTTCCCCTCCGTCTGCTCAGATCCGACACGGTTCCACCCGCCCCTACCTTCTCTGAATCCACCGTGGATTTCCTCCCTCACTTCTCCGGCTACTCCTGGATCGCCTACGCCGCTTCTTCACTTCTCACCATCTCCCACTTCCCTTCCCCTCTCTCCCCTCACCAAACCCGCATCGGCCCCTTTTTCCGCCAATCCTTCCAGCTCTCCGCCCATCCCGTCGCCGCCGTCGCCTGGTCCCCCAGCTCCCCCTCCTCCGGCGACCTCGCCGCCGCCGCCGATGACTGCATCTGGCTTTTCCGCCACGACTCCGCCGCCGGTAAAG GTTCTTTTTGTTGGAGCCAGAATGCAGTGCTTGTACAACATATGAAAGTGGCAAACATCAAATGGACAGGATCAGGAGATGGAATAATTTCTGTTGGAATGGAGGTGGTTTTCTGGAAAAAGAGTAACACATGTTGGGAAGTTGCTTGGAAGTTTAAAGCAGATCAGCCCCAAACTCTTGTTTGTGCAACTTGGTCTATTGAGGGCCCTTCAGCAACTGCAGCACATCCAAGTAGAGAACACATTGAAGGGACCTTGACCAATGAGGAAAGCAAATGTGTATTGGTATGTCAAAGCAATGGACTATCTGAATATTCAAAAGTCAAACTACATCATCCTCTACCTGTCGTAATGATTCAATGGAGACCATCAAGAGGAAAGCTATCAAACAGATATGGTAAGTGTTCTGTAAGGCATGTACTTTTGACTTGCAGCTTAGATGGGACTGCAAGGTTATGGAGTGAAATTGATAATGCAAAGGCCAGGAGAACTGCGAAGGACATCAATGATCAGAAGAATGCCGGATGCTCTTTTTGTGTTGTTGCTGTTATTGAGATTAATCAGTCCTTAAATGCAACTCTTAGTTCAGATATATTTGTGAGATGGGGAACAGAATTTGAGGGACTATTTCAAACTGACAAAGAGGCCAAACAAGTTTTTTCCAAAGAAGGATTTGAGCATGATGTTAGAAATTGTGATTGGCTTGTTGGGTTTGGTCCTGGAATGCTGCTTAGCTTTTGGGCTGTCCACTGTCTTGATGATGTTTCACCACTGAGATTCCCCCGAGTTACGTTATGGAAGAAACATGAACTCCAGAACCATGACATAGCAAATGTTTACAAGTTTAACTCATCTGATTTTAAAAATGCACTATTTCTTCATAAGGTTATTATATTGAGAAGTTGCCTGTTTGGTCCACCAACTATATGCTCTTCACTTCAGCTATTGCCTTGTAATTCCTTAGTTTGGTCAAATTTCCGTATTCAAACAATACATAATGCTGTGGAGGACTCCAATGATAATGTTAACACAGATAACATCTCCTCCCATTTGACTGGTGGGGTTTTAAACTTAGATGGTCATAGTGGGAAAATATTAAAGGTTTCACTTCATCCTTGTACATGCAAAGTTCAATTTGCTGCTtctctggattctaatggactGCTTCTTTTTTGGTCACTTTCTAACATTTCAAACTGCATTTTGGGATGCCCAACTTTGGTTCCTACTATGGAACTCTGTGGAAAGCTTGCAACTCAAGACTCGTGTTCCTTGTACACTAGCTTGAAATGGGCACCTTCAATACTTGGTGACAAACTGGTTTTTTTTATGGGGCATACTCGAGGGATTGATTGCTTCATTGTCAACATTTgtcaaagtgaagaagaaaacatAGAATGTCACTACTTATGCACTATTCCTTTCAGTGGTCATGGTCCTTATGAGGATGGCCCTTTTGATATCTTTACAATTCCTTTAAACTCCACCTGTGACAAAACTTTCCGTAATAATAAACTTATGCTATTGGCAATATGGATGGGGAGATTTCAGGCCCTATCATGGGAAGTAAACTTGCACTCATTTGACATGTCAACAAACTGTTGTGAATGCAATTTTGATGTTAAAAGCATTGATAACTGCAGTGTTCGGGCATTTGAAAGTAcatttgctaataaaaaatattgcattACTGTAAATCCATGTTCATGTGAGTTTCCAAGTTCCAAAGATCTGGTTACTAGTTTTGCGGTGGCTGATTCAGGCACTCTAAGCCATAGGCAACAAGAGTTTAGCCTTGCAAATGATCTGTGTAGTAGTTATCCCGCATATATCATGGCCACAGGCTCATCTGATGGCATCTTGAAACTATGGAAAAGTAAACCTGGCAACTCATTGACCCAACACTTGCCATGGGAGCTTGTGGGTTCGTTTGTTGCACATGATGGTCCCATCAAGGATATATGTTTAGCTAATTGTGGTGAGAAGATTGCTACGTTCTGCTACGAAAGCAATTCAAATGCTATCAATACCATCCATATATGGGATGCTGTACCACTAATCAGCGCTGGGACTTTTATTTTGGAGGATAAAATAAAGACTGAAAGTGATGTTATTGCTCTAAAGTGGTTAACTTTAGGAACTGGGGAGTTATTGCTTGGAGTTTGTTTGCAAAATGAATTACATGTGTATGCTCCTAAGCGTTGTGTTGGTACAACATTGTCAGACTCTGTAAATTTTCCAAAAATGAATATATGGGTTTGCATTGCATATGCTCACACTTCCATtccaatttatgatttcttatgGGGACCCAGAGCTGCAGCAGTGGTGATTCATGGAAATTACTTTAGTATATTTAGTCATTGGCTGTTCCATGAGGATAAAAAGCAAGGGAGTAAATTTCGTCCTTGTGATTCAAAGCCTAATACCTATAATTGCAAGGATGAAATATATGAAGACATACTTTCTTCAGTTTTCACTGAATATGACATTGGTGCTTACAGAGAACAGTCACTTGGAGACAGTCATGCAGATTTTGATTCTGTGCAGTCCATCAAAATTAATATGAAGGACAATTCCAGTAGCTTGTTTCTGGCCAAGGAACAATTAAAATCTGAACTTCTTACCAAGGTTGGTTTATGGAGCATCTTAGAAGTAGCTGAGATAATTAGTGGATCATTGCCTACTTATCACCCTGATGTACTACTTACTAATATAAGCTCAG gaaactggaaacGTGCTTATGTAGCTGTGAGGCATCTTGTTGAATGCCTGACTAATTATGATCCTAAAAAGAGACACATCTCCAAAAGAATTGGCCTTCCAAATGTTTTATTGTCATATTATCTAGAAGGCTGTATACCAAAAGGTTCCCAACCTAAGGGATTCCAGTGGGGCGGGGACGCTGCATTGATCACATCAATTTCACAGGCTCAGAGTAGCTTGTTCCGGTTTCCATATCATTCAGATTCCAGTGTTGAAAATGAAAGCATTTCCTCATCAACAAAATCCGAGCTTAATGACTTTATTGAATCTCTTGAGAAATTTCCTGATTTACCATTTTTGGTCGACATAGAGAAGACGCAGATTCTTGCAATTATAGATCTGCTTAGTGAAGTTAGTAGTGCTCACTCATCTTCTGCATATCAGAGTCTTGATGAACCTGGACGAAG gTTTTGGGTGGCACTAAGGTTTCAGCAACTGCTTTTTCTCCGAAAGTTTGCCAGAGCTGCATCTTTTGAAGAGTTGCTCGTTGACTCAAGGTTATTTGTATGGGCTTATCATTCTGATTGCCTAGATAATTTATTTGGTTCTGTCATACCCAATGAACCATCGTGGCAAGAAATGCGTGCTTTGGGTATGGGCTTTTGGTATGCTAATATACCTCAATTGCGTGCAAGG ATGGAGAAATTGGCAAGAGCTCAGTATTTGAAGAACAAAAATCCCAAGGATTGTGCTTTGCTGTATATTGCACTGAATAGAGTTCAAGTTTTGGCTGGCCTTTTCAAAATCAGTAAGGATGAGAAGGATAAGCCTCTTGTGGGCTTTCTTTCTCGCAATTTTCAG GATGAGAAAAATAAAGCTGCTGCTTTAAAAAATGCTTATGTCTTACTTGGAAAGCATCAGCTGGAATTAGCAATTGCTTTCTTTTTGCTTGGAGGTGATCATTCTTCTGCTATAAATATTTGTGCTAAGAATCTTGGGGATGAACAGCTTGCCTTAGTCATTTGTCGTCTTGTTGAGGGCCATGGTGGACCATTGGAGCATCACCTAATTACAAAGTACATACTTCCATTTGCAATTGATAAAGGAGACTACTGGCTTGCAAGCCTTCTGGAG TGGGAAATGGGTAATTACTACCAATCTTTTTATAGAATGCTAGAGTTTTCAGTAAACCCTGTGCCTCGGGAGTCCACTGTCATGTCCAATTGTGGTCCCTTTCTGGACCCTACCGTCGGTTTTTATTGTCAAATGTTAGCAACAAAGAATAGCATGCGGAATGCTGTGGGGGAGCAAAATTCTGCAATTCTTTTAAGATGGGCAACTTTGATGACAGTTGCTGCACTAAAAAGATGTGGTAATCCT CTTGAGGCGTTGGAGTATTTCTCGTCTTCGCTTAGCATGCCTGGGACTGCAGATCAAGAGAGTGAATTAGGTGACAGTCATGATGTGCTGTCCAGTACTCTTAAGCCTTTGCCAAGAAAATGCTCTAACTGGTTGTCTGCTAACATGTCTGTGCATCTGGAGTTCcatattaaattgaatttggCACTTTGCTACTtatcaaaattgataaaagagcatcCAAGCTGGCTTGACACTTTTGCAGAATATAATGGAGAAGCTTCTGATTCTGACGAGTACATGATGCAATATGAGAAATCAGTtgaaagttttaaacaaaagTTATACACAGGGCTTGCTCTATTTGAACGGAGGTTTTTATTGGCTCCTCGCTGTCTAATCAGTATG ATTTTACTCTTACTTTGCCATCATGGATCATTGTACATTGGGTATGATATGACAGATGGATACACTCAAGCAGAACTGTCTCAAAAGAAGAGCAATATATTTGAtgatttcaatttatattactCTCGGATTAAACCCCTGTTCAAGACTGCAGAAGAAGTCTCCTTTTTCTATTCAAGATTTTTTTGTGCCTGCAGTATGGAAAATTCTCAACAAAATTCATCTATTGATAGCAAACCTAAGTTTTTGGATGCTTTTCAATGCTGCTTTGAAGGTGTTTTGATTTCATTGTGGTTTTTAAGAGCAAATTTTAGGATTCAGTTGAGTTCTATTTGCAAAGATCTTGTCAAAACACATCTTGATATCCTGGATTTGTATgaatattatttacatttttcattAGCTTGGCTTCAAAAAAACTCGGAAGCGCTTTTGTATATGTTGGAACCATTCTTGGTTGCACAATCTAATGACCGTAATCCTTACAACATTGATATTGTGAATCTGAAGAAGCTTATCCCAAAAATTGGGCAGTTGTTGGCTCAAACTTCTTTCATGTCTAATATACAAAACCTTCAACTATCCGAACGTGCAGAAGATAAACTAGTTGCAGATATAAAGCATTCAATTCCTGATGATGAAAGATGGAAGATTATAGGGACCTGCTTGTGGCAGCATATGTCTAGATTCatgatatttaatttgaatCTGGTTCTTGCCAAACTTGAAGATGGTAAACTGTCGGGTCCTTTCCACAGAAAATATACTTATGGGGAGTCTTATCTCATAAATATGGATTCTGAAAGCATCAGCTTGCCAGAGAAGATTCGGTTAGTCTTGTTTAGCCTATGTGATCTACTGATGACAACAGTTACTCACATTTCTTCTTATCATGTTAAACAACAAGCAGAATTTCTGTGGCAGAAAGTAGGGAATGATTTGAATGTAATGACTCTTCAATGgttaaaacaaaaatcagaATTCAGCCAGAACCAAAACCTGGACATTTTGGAACTGGGGAACATGAAAGATAACTATTCAGTTAATCAGTTATTATGGGATCGCTGTGCGGATCCCAAATTGATATCTGATTGCTTTGCACAGGAAAAACTCAATTGGCCAAATGATTTGGATCAGATGAATACTAAAGGATGGAATGATTTGTCTATAATTATGACAGGACTGCATAAAACTGATGATACATGTGGTGATGGATGTAAACTTAGCACTAGATCTTCTAATCATGAAGTTGGAACTCCTGTTAAAGGAACATCTCTAAGTGGCAATGCTTCTGCAAGATCAAACCAGAAAGATATAACTTATACAAATTTTGCAGTTTTCCAGAGTCCCAGAGAAATGTACAAGAGAAATGGAGAACTTTTGGAG GCATTGTGTATAAACTCTACCAATCAACGGGAAGCTGCAGTTGCTGGCAACAGGAAG GGTATAATGTTCTTTCATTGGGAAGATGAGATTCCTTTTAGTGGTAAATCAGATGATCTTTTGTGGGCCACAGCTGATTGGCCTCAGAATGGATGGGCAGGTTCAGAATCCACCCCTGCTCCAACATGTGTTTCTCCTGGTGTTGGCCTTGGGAGCAAGAAAGGGGCACACCTTGGGCTGGGTGGAGCAACTATTGGTGTGGACTCTTCAGCTTGGCCCAGCAATGACTTGACAGGTGGTGGAGTATTAGGAATGCTAGGTTATACTGGTATTGGTGCCTCTGGATTAGGTTGGGAAATTCAACAAGATTTTGAAGATTTTGTGGATCCACTTGCCACTTTGGAGAACATAAGTACCAGGGCTTTGTCTAGTCATCCTATGAGACCTTTTTTCTTGGTTGGTTCTAGCAATACACACATTTACTTGTGGGAG ttcaacaaagacaaAGCTACTGCTACATATGGAGTGCTGCCTGCTGCCAATGTCCCTCCACCTTATGCCCTTGCATCAATTTCAGCCTTGCAGTTTGACCACTTTGGACACCGGTTTGCCAGTGCTGCATTAGATGGAACTGTCTGCACGTGGCAGCTGGAGGTTGGAGGAAGGAGCAATGTTCGTCCAACAGAATCATCTCTTTGCTTTAACGGTCATGCATC GGACGTCACATATTTTTCCTCAAGTGGATCGATAATAGCTGTGGCTGGATATAGCTCTAATGGTGTTAATGTGGTCATATGGGATACTTTAGCTCCACCCACTACTTCTCGAGCTTCCATTTTATGTCATGAAG GTGGTGCACACACCGTGTCTGTTTTTGATAATCATGTGGGAAGTGGTTCTGTATCCCCCCTTATTGTGACTGGTGGTAAAGGTGGTGATGTTGGACTTCATGACTTCCGCTATATAGCTACTGGAAAGGCTAAAAGGCATAAGCGTGCTGATAACATTGGGCAAAGCTCTGTCTCATCTTTAACTCGTGATAAGGATCAAAATGTAGATGGGATGCTTTGGTACATTCCAAAGGCTCACTCAG GGAGTGTCACAAAAGTAGTTACCATCCCAAATACCAGCTTGTTTTTAACTGGAAGCACAGATGGAGATGTCAAACTCTGGGATGCCCAGAGCACAAAGTTAATACATCACTGGTCAAAGATACATGAAAAACACACCTTTCTGCAGCCAAGTTCTCGTGGATTTGGTGGTGTTGTTCGg GCTGCTGTTACGGATATACAAGTTGTTCCCCATGGTTTTCTTTCTTGCGGTGGGGATGGAATTGTAAAGCTGGTACGGCTGGACAATCACCTGCGTGCCCATGGAATTGAGTTATGA